In Oncorhynchus keta strain PuntledgeMale-10-30-2019 chromosome 19, Oket_V2, whole genome shotgun sequence, a single genomic region encodes these proteins:
- the LOC118372419 gene encoding NF-kappa-B inhibitor alpha-like codes for MDVYKVSNDNQMDYNVDERVSKLGKMIPSQEDRFDSGLDSLKDDEYGNLVKELEDLRVAPVEVKSNSCSNEPWRKTVTEDRDTFLHLAIIHEATEHAEQMIKLSHNDDLFLDAQNNQRQTALHLAVITEQPHLVERLLKAGCDPRIADDSGNTALHIACKKGSLISFSVITQNCPRHLRSILTFPNYSGHNCLHLASINGYLSMVESLVQLGADINAQEHCSGRTALHLAVDLQNPSLVHRLLSMGADVNSVTYGGYTPFHLTYGRQNAEIRHQLYEKTAQELRELPESESEESEEECLSGDEQMYDDITFGQN; via the exons ATGGATGTTTATAAAGTTTCAAACGACAACCAAATGGATTATAACGTCGATGAACGGGTATCGAAACTTGGCAAAATGATACCTAGCCAAGAAGACCGTTTTGATAGCGGTCTGGATTCGCTAAAAGATGATGAATATGGTAACCTTGTGAAGGAGCTGGAGGACTTGAGAGTGGCCCCCGTCGAAGTCAAGTCAAACTCCTGCAGTAATGAACCTTGGAGGAAAACAGTGACCGAGGACAGAGACAC GTTTCTCCACCTGGCCATTATTCATGAAGCCACAGAACATGCTGAGCAGATGATCAAACTGTCACACAATGATGATCTATTCCTGGATGCACAGAACAATCAGAGACAG ACTGCGCTCCACCTGGCAGTGATCACAGAACAGCCCCATCTGGTAGAGAGGCTACTAAAGGCTGGGTGTGACCCGCGGATAGCAGACGACAGTGGGAACACCGCCCTCCACATCGCCTGTAAGAAGggctctctcatctccttcagtGTGATCACCCAGAACTGCCCCCGCCACCTCCGCTCCATCCTCACCTTCCCCAACTACAGCGGACACAACTGCCTCCACCTCGCCTCCATTAACGGATACCTCTCCATGGTGGAGAGTCTGGTTCAGCTTGGTGCCGACATCAATGCACAG GAACATTGTAGCGGTCGTACAGCGCTTCACCTGGCTGTGGACCTCCAGAACCCATCCCTGGTCCACCGGCTCCTCTCCATGGGGGCAGACGTCAACAGTGTGACATACGGGGGCTACACGCCTTTCCACCTGACCTATGGGCGTCAGAACGCTGAGATCCGCCACCAGCTGTACGAGAAGACGGCCCAGGAACTCAGAGAGCTGCCTGAGAGCGAATcagaggagagtgaggaggagtgCCTGtctggtgatgaacag ATGTATGATGACATTACATTTGGGCAGAATTGA